A DNA window from Gammaproteobacteria bacterium contains the following coding sequences:
- a CDS encoding alpha/beta fold hydrolase: MSTEPKQSTLHIRTSDNISLAAILSTPFGKASGAALLAHGITVEKNEGGFYTRLATLLARRGIQSLRFDFRGHGESGGRPQDMTINGEVQDLIVAANYLHSLGWIRLSVVGTSFGAGIASLAAKRKPDWISSLVLLAPVLDYRRTFLQPETEWASEWFTPDTLARAKATGELDLDGFSLGYELLKEFETLNPGQVLTTLSVPTLIVHGTDDTMVPFDVAQELAWNCGHARFLPIKGADHGFEDSEEIVFAEVANWILKHI; encoded by the coding sequence ATGAGTACAGAACCAAAGCAATCTACACTGCACATCAGAACCTCTGATAATATTTCCCTCGCGGCCATACTCTCAACACCGTTTGGCAAAGCCAGTGGTGCCGCACTGCTTGCCCACGGTATCACCGTCGAAAAGAACGAAGGTGGGTTTTACACGCGCCTCGCAACGCTGCTAGCCCGAAGGGGGATCCAGAGTCTTCGTTTCGACTTTCGAGGTCACGGTGAAAGCGGCGGTCGTCCTCAAGACATGACGATCAACGGCGAAGTGCAAGACTTAATAGTAGCAGCCAACTATCTCCATTCCCTTGGATGGATTCGCCTCTCGGTCGTCGGGACGAGCTTTGGAGCCGGGATCGCAAGCTTAGCGGCTAAGCGCAAACCAGATTGGATATCCTCTCTCGTTCTTCTCGCCCCGGTCCTGGATTATCGGCGCACGTTCTTGCAACCGGAGACGGAGTGGGCGTCGGAGTGGTTTACCCCAGATACCCTCGCTAGGGCCAAAGCCACTGGCGAACTCGACTTGGATGGATTTTCTCTTGGATACGAACTGCTCAAGGAATTCGAGACCCTGAATCCTGGCCAAGTGCTTACGACACTCTCAGTGCCAACCCTCATTGTTCATGGTACCGATGATACGATGGTACCGTTCGATGTTGCACAGGAATTAGCCTGGAACTGTGGGCACGCCCGATTTCTTCCGATCAAGGGGGCTGATCACGGGTTCGAGGATTCCGAGGAAATAGTATTCGCCGAGGTGGCAAATTGGATATTGAAACATATCTGA